A stretch of the Psychroserpens sp. Hel_I_66 genome encodes the following:
- a CDS encoding DUF4296 domain-containing protein: protein MKKVVVILIFMVLVSCQFSSAPEKPDNLIPKDKMVDILYDVSILNAAKGTSKGILENNGVFPEDFVFEKHKIDSLQFAKSNEYYGFNLEEYEVIVANLEQRLNANKEEIQAKIDKEELEKKRIKDSIKMLDDSLNTRKILPKEKIKKVDYKDYPDSSK from the coding sequence ATGAAAAAAGTCGTTGTCATTTTAATATTTATGGTTCTTGTTAGTTGTCAATTTTCTAGCGCTCCAGAAAAGCCAGATAATCTTATTCCCAAAGATAAAATGGTAGATATTTTATATGACGTTTCTATACTCAATGCTGCAAAAGGTACAAGCAAAGGTATTTTAGAAAATAACGGTGTTTTTCCTGAAGATTTCGTATTTGAAAAACATAAAATAGACAGTTTGCAATTTGCAAAGAGTAATGAGTATTATGGTTTTAATCTTGAAGAATATGAAGTTATAGTTGCCAATCTAGAGCAGAGACTCAATGCAAATAAAGAAGAAATACAAGCTAAAATTGATAAAGAAGAACTAGAAAAAAAGCGCATAAAAGATTCCATAAAAATGTTGGATGATTCGCTAAATACCAGGAAAATTTTACCAAAAGAAAAAATTAAAAAAGTAGATTATAAGGATTATCCAGATTCATCTAAATAA
- a CDS encoding NAD-dependent epimerase/dehydratase family protein yields MFIKQKEKANNKKDYFCFMILVTGGTGLVGSHLLFKLVSNNSSVKAIYRREHKLESVKKVFGYYTSDVERLYKKIEWIEATINDIPALEIAFKNITQVYHCAALISFEPNKYHELRKVNIEGTANIVNLCIKNKIKKLCYVSSIAAIGNEPNEDILITEKTDWNPEQDNSVYAITKYGAEMEVWRGTQEGIDAVIVNPGIVLGPGFWRGGGSGSLFKQIYKGLSYYPKGASAYVDVWDVTEVMIKLMDSAINNERYILIAENLTFKLFQEKVAEVLGVTSAKKVASPFFLSIIWRLDWLNHKLLGKRRKLSKQMAKSISSRTVYDNSKIENDLNFKFAPIDISISKVSKYYLDESG; encoded by the coding sequence ATGTTTATCAAACAAAAGGAAAAAGCGAATAACAAAAAAGACTATTTTTGTTTTATGATTTTAGTTACAGGTGGCACAGGCTTAGTGGGTTCTCATTTATTGTTCAAACTAGTGAGCAATAATAGTTCTGTAAAAGCTATTTATAGAAGAGAGCACAAATTAGAATCTGTCAAAAAAGTATTTGGATATTATACAAGTGATGTTGAAAGACTTTACAAGAAAATTGAATGGATAGAAGCTACAATAAACGATATTCCTGCTTTAGAAATTGCTTTTAAAAATATTACTCAAGTTTACCATTGTGCTGCATTAATTAGTTTTGAGCCTAATAAATATCATGAACTTAGAAAAGTTAATATTGAAGGCACTGCTAATATTGTCAATCTTTGCATCAAAAATAAAATTAAAAAACTTTGTTATGTAAGTTCGATTGCTGCCATAGGAAATGAACCAAACGAAGACATCTTGATTACCGAAAAAACAGATTGGAATCCAGAACAGGACAATAGCGTTTACGCCATTACTAAATATGGCGCAGAAATGGAAGTCTGGCGAGGCACACAGGAAGGTATTGACGCTGTGATCGTGAATCCTGGAATTGTCTTGGGCCCAGGTTTTTGGAGAGGAGGAGGAAGCGGTAGCTTGTTTAAACAGATTTATAAAGGTTTGAGCTATTACCCAAAAGGAGCGTCCGCTTACGTTGATGTTTGGGATGTTACAGAAGTGATGATCAAGCTAATGGATAGTGCGATAAACAATGAGCGCTATATTTTAATTGCTGAAAATTTAACGTTTAAATTGTTTCAGGAAAAGGTTGCTGAAGTTTTAGGAGTTACATCTGCAAAAAAAGTAGCATCCCCATTTTTTCTTTCTATAATTTGGCGATTAGATTGGTTGAATCATAAACTCTTAGGGAAACGACGGAAATTATCTAAGCAAATGGCAAAATCGATATCAAGTAGAACTGTTTATGATAATTCTAAAATTGAAAATGATCTAAATTTTAAATTTGCACCAATTGACATCTCCATATCCAAGGTCTCAAAATATTATTTAGATGAATCTGGATAA